Proteins encoded by one window of Glycine soja cultivar W05 chromosome 15, ASM419377v2, whole genome shotgun sequence:
- the LOC114387772 gene encoding uncharacterized protein LOC114387772 codes for MKMTRLTKEHIQAMTKLVAKSCEDASQSIRRAQQKAMDAIKKLYSSLPKDDIKRLEKEVDDLTKKKNIKTAEDVCKVK; via the exons ATGAAAATGACCAGATTGACCAAAGAGCATATTCAG GCTATGACTAAGTTGGTTGCTAAATCATGTGAAGATGCTAGTCAAAGTATTAGAAGAGCCCAGCAAAAG GCAATGGATGCAATAAAGAAGTTGTATTCAAGTCTCCCCAAAGATGACATAAAAAGACTGGAGAAAGAA GTTGatgatttgacaaaaaaaaaaaatatcaagacTGCAGAAGATGTATGCAAGGTGAAATAG